CTTCACGACGGTGGCGAGCCGAACGGGTTTGATGGCGCTGGTGCTGGTGGGCGTGGGCATGCCCCAGGTCTACGAGCGCGCCGGCGAGCAGGCGGCCGAAGTCGTGGTCTCGCTGCAGTCGACCCACCTCAACGCCCGCGACCAGGACATCGCCGACCGCGGGTACTACGAAGGCCTGATGGATGCGCGCGGCTACACGTCGCAGCTGGCCTGGGCCGCCGAAGTGCAGCGGCCGGACAACTGGAAGGCCACGATGAACTCCGAGGCCATCCGCCGCGGCGAAGGGCTCCTGGTGTACGAACTGATCCCGAACTACGACGGGATGGAGAAAGAGGCGCCGTTCCGCACCAACCAGTGGGGCATGCGCGACAAGGAGTACACGAAGGAGAAGCCGGAGGGCGTCTATCGGATCGCGATGCTGGGCGCCTCCTACGAGCAGGGTTCGGGCGTCACCGAGGAGGAGACCTACGAGGCCATCGTCGAAGCCCGCCTCAACCAGAATTTCGCCGGCGGCGCCTATGCCGGCTACGAGATCCTCAACTTCTCGGTCGGCGGCTACAGCCCCGTGCAGAATCTCGTGGTGGCCGAAAAGAAAGCGTTCGACTTCCAGCCGGACGCCGTCTACTACGCCATCCACTCCACCGAAAAACGGCGCATGCTGATGCAGATCGAGCGCATGATCAAGCAGAAGCGGGCCATCGAATACCCCTACCTGAGCGAGCTGTTCACCCGTCTCGGCGTCAAGCCGGACATGCAGCAGTCCGAACTGCGCCGGCTGCTCGATCCGCACGGTGAAGAGATCTTGAAATGGAGCCTCGAGGAGCTAAACCGGAAATGTATCGAGCGCGGTATTCCGCTGGTGGTCCTCTACGTTCCGACCACAGAAGAGATTAACGGACTCGATCCCGAGCGCGCACCCGATCTGATCCGCATTCTGGAGGAGACGGGCATCCCGACGCTCATGATCGACGAACCCTACCGGGGACGCACCGCCGATGAGGTGCAATTGCGACCCTGGGACACGCATCTGAGCAAAATCGGACATGAAGTGGTTGCCGATCGCCTGTACGACGTCCTTGTCGAGCACAGCGACGAATTGAAGCTCGGCGCATCTCCCCAGACCGCGCGCTGACGGGCCTCACGTTTTAAAGAAACGGTCATCGACCGATACTCACAACCAGTATGATCGGTCTACAATGCACGATACGGCGGCCTGTTTTGAACCTCGCTCTAACGTGAAATGATGGCTAAACCGGCGTACCGACACGTCGCGCCGGCGTCTCGATGACGTGATGCAAGGTCGTTTTTGCGCATCCTCTGACAGACACCAACCCTGACGAATCCCTGTTTTATTAGTTCACCATCACGCAATAACCATACGGAGTTTACCATGGCTGCAGCGAATATCCAGCAAGCGCATATCGACGAAATCACCGAGCCGGTGAAGCGTTTTATCCTCGATACGTTCTTGCCCGGCGAAGACCCGAGCGCGCTCGAATACGACACCCCGCTCATCTCCGGCGGCATCATTGATTCGATTTCCACCCTGAAGCTGGTAACGTTCCTCGAAGAAGAATTCGACATCCAGGTCCAGGCCAACGAGATGAACTCGGACAACCTCGACACCCTGGAAGAAATCACGTCGTTTGTTCTCTCGAAGAAGTAAGGCATGCAGACCCATCACGACACCCTGCACGGCCTGCTCGAGCGTTCGGCGGCTCGCCGGCCCGGGCACACGGCCGTGGAAGATCCCGAGCGGGATAACGCGGTCTCCTATGGCGATTTCAACGCCAACGCAGACCGCCTGAAAGAGGCGCTGGCCCGCATCGGCGTACAAAACGGCGACCGTGTAGGCATCTACGTGCCGAAGTCGATCGCGTCCATCACGGCGGTGTTCGGCATCCTGAAATCGGGGGGCGCCTACGTGCCCGTCGATCCCGGGGCGCCGCCACGCCGCAACGCGTTCATCTTCCAGGACTGCGCCGTCAAAGGCATCGTCGTGGCCAACGACCTCATCGAGGGGCTGAAGGCGGAGTTCGACGACAGCTACACCCTCACGGTCGAGCCGCTGTCTTTCCTGGATGGCTTCGCGCTTCCGGTGAGCCTGGTCGCGGTCGCGAAATCCGGCGACCAGCCGGCGCAGCCGTCCATCGAGAACCTGTCGTACATCCTGTACACGTCGGGCTCGACGGGCAAGCCGAAGGGCGTCATCCACACCCACGCCAGCGCGCTGAGCTTCGTGCGGTGGACGTCGGAAACGGTTGGCTTCACGGAAGACGACCGGTTTTCGTCGCACGCGCCGTTCCACTTCGACCTGTCGATCCTGGACATCTACGTGCCGATGCTGCACGCCGGCACGCTGATCCTCATCGGCGAGGAGCTGGGCAAGACGCCGGCGCGTCTCGGCCCGATGGCGGCGGAGCGCAAGATCTCGGTGTGGTATTCCACCCCGTCGATCCTGCGCCTCCTGGTGGAGTACGGCAACCTGGAGAGCCACGACTTCAGCGCGATGCGGGTCGTATTTTTTGCCGGCGAGGTCTTCCCGATCAAGCACCTGCGCGCCCTGCTCGAGCGGTGGCCGCATCCGGAGTACTACAACCTCTACGGGCCGACCGAGACGAACGTCTGCACCTACTACAAGCTGCCGGCGACGATTCCGGACACCCAGGTCGATCCCTTCCCGATCGGCCCCGTCTGCGAAAACGACCGGGCGATCGTCGTCGATACCGACAACACGATCGTGCCCGTGGGCGAGGAAGGCGAGCTGCTGATCACCGGCGGATCGGTGATGCAGGGCTACTGGAACCTGCCCGAGCGTTCGGCCGAGGCCTATTTCGTGGATGCGGAGGGTACGCGCTGGTACCGCACGGGCGACATCGTCCGCGAGGAGGAAGGCGGCGTGTTCATCTTTGTCGGCCGGCGCGACCGCATGGTCAAGCGCAACGGCTACCGCGTGGAACTCGGCGAAATCGAGGCCGCGCTGTATCGGCACCCGGCGGCCACCGAAGCGGCGGTCGTCGCATTGCCGAACGCCGAAA
This Rhodothermales bacterium DNA region includes the following protein-coding sequences:
- a CDS encoding amino acid adenylation domain-containing protein; translated protein: MQTHHDTLHGLLERSAARRPGHTAVEDPERDNAVSYGDFNANADRLKEALARIGVQNGDRVGIYVPKSIASITAVFGILKSGGAYVPVDPGAPPRRNAFIFQDCAVKGIVVANDLIEGLKAEFDDSYTLTVEPLSFLDGFALPVSLVAVAKSGDQPAQPSIENLSYILYTSGSTGKPKGVIHTHASALSFVRWTSETVGFTEDDRFSSHAPFHFDLSILDIYVPMLHAGTLILIGEELGKTPARLGPMAAERKISVWYSTPSILRLLVEYGNLESHDFSAMRVVFFAGEVFPIKHLRALLERWPHPEYYNLYGPTETNVCTYYKLPATIPDTQVDPFPIGPVCENDRAIVVDTDNTIVPVGEEGELLITGGSVMQGYWNLPERSAEAYFVDAEGTRWYRTGDIVREEEGGVFIFVGRRDRMVKRNGYRVELGEIEAALYRHPAATEAAVVALPNAENGTLIKAFLSWSDGKPRGIIEMKRFCAENLPKYMIPDRFSSLPSLPKTSTDKINYQALKELD
- a CDS encoding acyl carrier protein — translated: MAAANIQQAHIDEITEPVKRFILDTFLPGEDPSALEYDTPLISGGIIDSISTLKLVTFLEEEFDIQVQANEMNSDNLDTLEEITSFVLSKK